Within the Candidatus Limnocylindrales bacterium genome, the region GGTAGGATGCCCGGACTTCGGGTGGACGCCGGACCGCCGGATGGGCCACGAAGCCGGCTGCGTCGATCTGCGTCAACCCGTCGATCTCGAAACCGCCGCAGATCGACGTCGCAGGAACGCCGCGCGCCCGAAGCTGATCGAACGCTTCGCGTCTCGCTCGGAGCGCCGCGAACATGTCGTGCGTGATCGCAATTCCGTAGAATCCCCACAACGTGACGAGCACGGCTCCCATCGCCATGACCCCGGCCGGCATTGCGCCCGAGCGTCGGCGCAGCAACAGGACGATGGCGAACGGCAGCAGCGGTATCACATAGCGGTCGTACGAGGTCGCCCGGAACAGGAACAGAGCCATCATCGCAGCGTAGGCGACGGCGGAACTTGCCAGCAGTGCCACGACGAGCCGCTCGCATTGCGTTGCGCCGTCGCGTCGAAACGGGCTTCTCATCGTTGCGACGAGAAGCGGCATGCTCGCATAACTTGCCAGCGCGATTGCCTGCTGCACGGCAGGCGCGAGCGTCAACTGGCCTTCGCCGATGACCGTCATTCCGGCACCGACGAGCCCGGTCCTCGACAGGAGATTGTCCAGCCACGGCGCCGAACCCGACGACGAAAGCAACATCGGTGCCGTGATCGCTGCGACGACAGCGGCTACGCCAAGGCGGATTCGCATCGCGGTGTCGCCGCTGCATGCTTCGCCTGCGATGCGGCAGACCGACAGCGGGAGCACGAGCGCCAGGATCGAGTACAGCAGCGGGAGCAGCGCCTGCACGGACCGCGGAAGGCCGTGAAGCACCGGCAGCACCGCGTCACCAAGACTCTTGAGCTCGACGACGTATGGCTGCGCGGCACGCCAGTGGACGGCTGCGACGGCGAGCAGCACACTCGCAGCCGCCAGCCCGAGCGCGACGAGCCCGAGCCGTGGTCGTCGGCATTCGAACGCGGCAAAGCACGCAAGCATCGCAATCGGAGCGAGCCACGCCGTCTGCCGCACGGAAGCGCCGAGCGCACCGCCGACGAACGCAACAAGGAGATACCCGATCGCCGGTCGAAGCTCGGCCTGCCGGCTCGAGTGCACGAGCGCAAGCGCGCACAGAAGGCCTCCGGCGAGCGCGGGGAGGTCCGTCATGAACGACGTTGCGAGGGGAATCACCAGTGGCGACAGACCGAACGCCAGCGCTCCGAGGCTGGCCGGCAGCGAGCGCACGCCGGCAAGTCGGAGAAGCGCGCGAAGCAGGAGCGCTGTCCCGACGGCAATCGGCAACGTCGAGACACGTACCGCGATCAGTGACGGGCCGAACAGGCGGACCGACGCGGCGCCGAGCCAGGCCTGGGCGCCGATCATCGGCGAAGCCCATCCGTTGTAGCGAAGCTCGCCGGAGCTCGAGAGGTCGAGAGCGGTGCGAATGTAGGACCAGTCGTCGAGGACGCCGGTATTCGTGAATGGCCAGGTGGCGAGATACGCCGCCGCGAGCACGACGACGCACGCCAGCAGGTCTCGTCGGGCATTGTCTGGCTGATGTGAAACGGGCGCGCCCGGATCGCGCGGGTCGGCCGATCCGGTTGCTGCGAAGGGCACGCGGGCGTTGTCACACGCCGAACGGCGCCCCGCAACACACGGCCGGACAGAACCGGGGAAGGGCCTGCGCCAATCCGGTTTCCGCATGATTCCCCGGTGTTTTCATGCGGCTTGGTTTACATAATATATCTTATCAGACGTTGTTGATGAGCCGGAAAAAGCTCGCGCGCCGCGTTTTGCGCGCCTTTTCTTTCGTACGCATCCCGGCGATGTTCGGTCCCGACTCCGACCTGTGTTGCGCAGCCATCTCATAACGGCCGGAGACGGCCGTTCGACCGAAGAGCTCGTCGAGGCCGGGCGCTATGCCTACGCGCATTCGTGCGTGTACTCCGAGAACTTTCCCGCGCGGAATCAGGGCGGACCCCGGACCCATGAAATCGTGCTGCTGGAGTTCGACCACGACGTGATGGCAAAGGACGCCATTGACGAGGCAAGCCGGCTCGGCCTCAAGCCTCCGAGCTACGAGGACGCGCTCTACTTCGGCATTGAACATCCCGAGGTCCAGCGCGAGCGGCCCGTCGTCTTCCTCCATGACCCCTGGTACGGATACTTCGCTCGTCGCGACGTGCTTCTTCTGTGGACCAACGTCGGCGGCCGCGAGCTCGGTCTCGAAGGCTTCGACGATCTGATGAGCTGCGGCTACTGGTTCGCGTTTGTTCGCGAACCGTCCGATGCGAAGCCCGTGAAATAAAGCCCGTTTCGGACGGCCATCGAGTCGCTCGTATCGAAGAGTCAAGGCCCCCGCTCCGGGCTGGCCGATCCGCTTCGCTGGCTCGCCGCAGCGCCGGCCTGGCGCCGCAGGCGTTGACCATTGTCGATGCCGCTACGTCAGCGCTCTGTCTGCATCGAAGGCTGACACGTCAACTCTAGTCGCTCGATAGCCGAACGCTCGTGTCCGTATTGTCGATCGGCTCCGCGTACGTCGCTTCCCAGCACGCACCGAGATCGTTGACGAGTTGCGCGCGAACCGGAAAAGCCAGGAGCGGCAGCGACGGCAGCTCCAGGTTTTCGCCGGCGGCCGAAAGGCCGATGGAGGTTTTCGTTGCAGTTCCTTTGACCGTGAGCTTGGTCATCCCATTCGGCATGCCATCTCTGCTCCGGTACTGCGTCGCAGCGGATCTCTTCCAGCAGCCGCCCGTAACGCCATTGCCGCAGATCGGCCCCGCGGGTGCATCGACGCGTGCCAGAAGCCCGCTCGGATCGAACACGCACAACCCATAATTCGTCCCGCCAAGACCGGCGGCGATCTCATCCGGTGCCGACGCTTCTCCCTTCGGCCACTTCCAGCGCAGCGATCGCGCGGCCGGATCGGTACTGTCTTCCATCTGCAATCGCGTAGCTGCCAGGGGCTGCTTGCAGCCGGTATGCGCCTCGAGGACGTGCTCGCAGGTCGCTGCGCCGTCGCAGCGATCGAACGTGCAGAGGTCGTCGTCCGCCGTGCAGGCAGTTCCTGCCGGTGCAGTCTGATGCAGGCAAGTCCCGCTGCCGTCGCAGCGCTCGAGCGTGCAAAGGTCGTCGTCGGGCGCGCAGGCCGTATCAGCCGCGACGAGCGTGCAGGCTCGAGTACAGCAGTCGATGTTGCCGCGATTCCCGTCATCGCATTCTTCGCCGGGATCGCTCAGCCCGTTGCCGCATGGGTGACCGGCCAGTGCGTACACCATGTCGAGACCGGGACCCTTGGTGCCGCTGGCGAGCCGCCTGTCCTTCGACGACCACAATGCCAGCCAGTGACCCGAAGGATCGTACGCGACGAACGGATGGATCTCGTCATCGCCCGAGGGGTCCGTCTGGGCGTCGTTCAGCGGAAACCATGGGGACCAGGTCGCGCCATCATCGTCAGTGCTCGCCATGAAGACGTCCGCGTCCAGGCCGTAGGCGTCAGGGGTCCCGTGAGCACCCCGCTGCCAGACCACGACGAACTCGCCGTCCGGTCCGGCGGCGACGCTGACAGGCCCATCATTGCCGTTAAAATCCGAAGCGACCGCGATCGGTGCGCTCCACGTCGTGGCGCCGTCCGACGAGCGTGCGGCGTAAATGAAAGAGGCATCTGTCCCGTACGAGGGCCAGGTCGCGATCCAGTTGCCGGCGCCGTCGCTTGCAAGCCGCGCGGAGTCGTCGTCGGTCTGATCGTCGGCGTGAA harbors:
- a CDS encoding exo-alpha-sialidase is translated as MNDAGTNAVSPVAATNGAGTWVVAWSTIREIAFSRSTDNGLTFGPAAILNTDFATDDYVFFDNVVEDNDFAPSLAADTNGRFIAVWSRTSEQGEQILVAHSDDLGTSWSPPGTLAEGARSPGIATDGEGTWIIVWPGHNIGGAIYTDIYATRSTDGGNTWSPPATLVADAAGDAPGVIGTQVFWSGGAWVVTWVTGGYDISTDQQVDRDLFASHSTDGGLTWAAPSALHADDQTDDDSARLASDGAGNWIATWPSYGTDASFIYAARSSDGATTWSAPIAVASDFNGNDGPVSVAAGPDGEFVVVWQRGAHGTPDAYGLDADVFMASTDDDGATWSPWFPLNDAQTDPSGDDEIHPFVAYDPSGHWLALWSSKDRRLASGTKGPGLDMVYALAGHPCGNGLSDPGEECDDGNRGNIDCCTRACTLVAADTACAPDDDLCTLERCDGSGTCLHQTAPAGTACTADDDLCTFDRCDGAATCEHVLEAHTGCKQPLAATRLQMEDSTDPAARSLRWKWPKGEASAPDEIAAGLGGTNYGLCVFDPSGLLARVDAPAGPICGNGVTGGCWKRSAATQYRSRDGMPNGMTKLTVKGTATKTSIGLSAAGENLELPSLPLLAFPVRAQLVNDLGACWEATYAEPIDNTDTSVRLSSD